Proteins from a single region of Mercenaria mercenaria strain notata unplaced genomic scaffold, MADL_Memer_1 contig_2918, whole genome shotgun sequence:
- the LOC123540741 gene encoding uncharacterized protein LOC123540741 isoform X1, giving the protein MAWCFSEEDSFLRVFDLGSKEKSMIVTGLKKGPAKHLLTSNAEARAKLRTMAAVADLDEVMWARIEALASQWTDVKPMKQTAFTHFVTLDDNNKGRLLTVWEELGVKSYQKELNRLTARKMKAAVTPNTQDEKTGNTDNENDDCNTATNGSDERTHSLTQEEFDRLKEENKNKDIMVRKLQEENQQLKIDNKDHLKTIEKLRDEVKKVCKTLLIF; this is encoded by the exons ATGGCTTGGTGCTTCAGTGAAGAAGATTCTTTCCTGCGAGTGTTTGATCTTGGGTCCAAGGAGAAATCCATGATAGTAACAGGTTTAAAGAAGGGACCGGCCAAACATTTGCTTACG TCAAATGCTGAGGCAAGAGCTAAACTAAGGACTATGGCTGCCGTGGCTGACCTCGATGAGGTAATGTGGGCACGAATAGAGGCACTTGCCAGCCAGTGGACAGACGTGAAGCCGATGAAGCAGACTGCCTTCACACACTTCGTTACCTTGGATGACAACAATAAGGGGAGGTTGCTGACGGTATGGGAGGAATTAGGAGTCAAAAGTTATCAGAAAGAGCT GAACAGACTCACGGCAAGAAAGATGAAAGCTGCAGTAACACCAAACACACAAGATGAGAAAACGGGCAATACTGACAATGAGAATGATGAT tGCAATACAGCTACAAATGGTTCAGATGAACGTACGCACAGCTTAACTCAAGAGGAGTTTGACAGATTGAAG GAAGAGAACAAGAATAAAGATATCATGGTGAGAAAGTTGCAAGAAGAAAATCAGCAATTAAAG ATTGACAATAAGGATCACcttaaaacaatagaaaaactaAGAGATGAAGTAAAAAAGGTATGTAAAACGTTGTTAATCTTTTGA
- the LOC123540741 gene encoding uncharacterized protein LOC123540741 isoform X2 has translation MAWCFSEEDSFLRVFDLGSKEKSMIVTGLKKGPAKHLLTSNAEARAKLRTMAAVADLDEVMWARIEALASQWTDVKPMKQTAFTHFVTLDDNNKGRLLTVWEELGVKSYQKELNRLTARKMKAAVTPNTQDEKTGNTDNENDDCNTATNGSDERTHSLTQEEFDRLKIDNKDHLKTIEKLRDEVKKVCKTLLIF, from the exons ATGGCTTGGTGCTTCAGTGAAGAAGATTCTTTCCTGCGAGTGTTTGATCTTGGGTCCAAGGAGAAATCCATGATAGTAACAGGTTTAAAGAAGGGACCGGCCAAACATTTGCTTACG TCAAATGCTGAGGCAAGAGCTAAACTAAGGACTATGGCTGCCGTGGCTGACCTCGATGAGGTAATGTGGGCACGAATAGAGGCACTTGCCAGCCAGTGGACAGACGTGAAGCCGATGAAGCAGACTGCCTTCACACACTTCGTTACCTTGGATGACAACAATAAGGGGAGGTTGCTGACGGTATGGGAGGAATTAGGAGTCAAAAGTTATCAGAAAGAGCT GAACAGACTCACGGCAAGAAAGATGAAAGCTGCAGTAACACCAAACACACAAGATGAGAAAACGGGCAATACTGACAATGAGAATGATGAT tGCAATACAGCTACAAATGGTTCAGATGAACGTACGCACAGCTTAACTCAAGAGGAGTTTGACAGATTGAAG ATTGACAATAAGGATCACcttaaaacaatagaaaaactaAGAGATGAAGTAAAAAAGGTATGTAAAACGTTGTTAATCTTTTGA